Proteins from a single region of Blastopirellula marina:
- a CDS encoding YggS family pyridoxal phosphate-dependent enzyme codes for MHTQLRENLDRVRGMIAEAAQASGRVADDVCLIGVTKYVDIDTTKALYELGCHDLGESRPQQLWAKSEAMAHLSPRWHMIGHLQRNKTKRTIPLLSVLHAGDSVRLLQAAHADWPHADPLPTLLEVNISGDAAKHGFPPAEIPPALRQIAALNHLKIVGLMGMASLEGGRDQAQKDFAALRELRDQLRSDCPDEILLDELSMGMSHDFDLAIREGATMVRVGSSLFEGFDGGH; via the coding sequence ATGCACACGCAACTCCGCGAAAACCTGGACCGCGTTCGTGGTATGATCGCCGAGGCGGCCCAAGCCTCTGGCCGAGTTGCCGATGATGTCTGCTTGATCGGTGTTACGAAGTATGTCGACATCGATACGACCAAGGCCCTATACGAACTCGGCTGTCACGATCTGGGTGAAAGCCGACCCCAACAGCTATGGGCCAAGTCGGAAGCGATGGCCCATTTGTCGCCGCGTTGGCACATGATTGGGCACCTGCAACGCAATAAGACGAAACGTACCATCCCTCTTCTATCGGTCCTTCACGCAGGCGATAGCGTGCGTCTGCTACAAGCAGCCCACGCCGACTGGCCGCATGCCGATCCTTTGCCGACACTACTAGAGGTGAACATCTCTGGCGATGCCGCCAAGCACGGTTTTCCTCCCGCCGAGATCCCCCCTGCCCTGCGACAAATTGCCGCGTTGAACCACCTAAAAATTGTTGGTTTGATGGGGATGGCTTCGCTTGAGGGAGGTCGTGATCAAGCCCAGAAAGATTTCGCGGCATTGCGCGAGTTACGCGATCAACTGCGAAGTGATTGTCCGGACGAAATTTTGCTGGATGAGCTCTCGATGGGCATGAGTCACGATTTCGATTTGGCGATTCGAGAAGGAGCCACAATGGTTCGCGTCGGTTCGAGCCTGTTCGAGGGATTCGACGGTGGACATTAA
- a CDS encoding DUF167 domain-containing protein produces MDINVVDHPEGCVLDLKAQPGARKTEFRGVQNGAIKVCVTEVAEKGKANKAILSFLRKSWGLKGSQLEIISGQTASHKRLLIRDLSPQNVLQLLKECGLEDE; encoded by the coding sequence GTGGACATTAACGTCGTCGACCATCCGGAAGGTTGCGTTCTCGACTTGAAAGCCCAACCAGGTGCTCGGAAGACCGAGTTTCGTGGCGTTCAAAACGGAGCCATTAAGGTATGTGTGACGGAAGTCGCCGAGAAAGGGAAAGCCAACAAAGCAATCTTGTCATTCCTCCGAAAGTCCTGGGGATTAAAAGGATCGCAGTTGGAAATTATCTCGGGACAGACGGCTTCGCACAAACGCCTTTTGATTCGTGATCTTTCACCACAAAATGTGTTGCAACTATTGAAAGAATGCGGCTTAGAAGACGAATAA
- a CDS encoding efflux RND transporter periplasmic adaptor subunit, translating into MKRRVGKFIGLIVVTLFALAVMYVSGGRNDFGAQQKETDPDSSVVEVLAPVTVMPLKKQHIEILDSYAGTILPLERFSLAFQLAGQVETLGTNEEGRPLDIGDRVKTGQVLATLDTRILIARREEANANLENAQTEFQRLVNLREKSPGAVTQTAFQQATQALSVAKALKDIAEKNLENAQLVAPADGVISSRMINPGETINPQQTVFELVQVDKVLLTVGVPESRIVAMQKQFNANRRASKANPQSGTPDPTSNFKVYIRRFDTSSNLEKDTVLEGTVYRIAETVDNRNGLFEVEVLLDNASRLLKPGIVAKADFVVREIDGYRVPVESVVFNDRVASLFFAQPATDSPTSSVDFVGMEVAEVPNFVAHRIEIPSYIEQGRNFVLTDLPGKHDLLIVQGQHRLVEGRPLEIMSGTTNVGTSDASPLSEIPPMAEVSQLGRKPTGK; encoded by the coding sequence ATGAAACGGCGGGTCGGAAAATTTATTGGACTGATCGTCGTCACACTCTTTGCCCTCGCCGTCATGTATGTGAGTGGTGGGCGCAATGATTTCGGGGCTCAGCAGAAAGAGACCGATCCCGATAGCTCCGTCGTAGAAGTACTTGCTCCGGTCACCGTGATGCCGCTAAAGAAGCAGCATATTGAAATCCTCGACAGCTATGCCGGGACGATCCTGCCCCTGGAACGGTTCTCACTGGCGTTTCAACTTGCAGGGCAAGTCGAAACTCTCGGGACGAACGAGGAAGGTCGCCCGTTGGATATCGGCGACCGCGTCAAAACAGGGCAAGTTCTTGCAACACTTGATACTCGCATCCTGATAGCACGGCGCGAAGAAGCGAACGCCAATCTCGAGAACGCACAGACCGAGTTCCAGCGTCTGGTAAATCTGCGCGAGAAAAGCCCCGGAGCAGTGACCCAAACCGCTTTTCAACAGGCAACTCAGGCCCTGTCCGTCGCCAAGGCCCTGAAAGACATCGCGGAGAAGAACCTGGAAAATGCCCAATTAGTTGCCCCGGCCGACGGCGTCATATCTTCCCGCATGATTAACCCCGGCGAGACGATCAACCCTCAACAAACAGTCTTCGAACTGGTTCAAGTCGATAAGGTACTTTTAACCGTTGGCGTGCCTGAGTCGCGTATCGTGGCCATGCAAAAGCAATTCAATGCGAACCGTCGGGCGTCGAAGGCGAATCCTCAATCGGGCACGCCAGATCCGACGTCGAACTTCAAGGTCTACATTCGCAGATTTGACACTTCGTCCAACCTAGAGAAAGACACCGTCCTGGAAGGGACCGTCTATCGAATTGCCGAGACCGTGGACAACCGAAACGGTTTGTTTGAGGTCGAAGTTCTCTTAGACAACGCCAGTCGCCTTCTCAAGCCAGGCATTGTGGCCAAAGCCGACTTCGTGGTTCGCGAGATCGATGGTTATCGAGTTCCGGTCGAAAGTGTCGTCTTCAACGATCGCGTGGCCAGCCTGTTCTTCGCCCAGCCGGCGACTGATTCCCCCACATCGAGCGTTGATTTCGTTGGTATGGAAGTCGCAGAAGTCCCGAACTTCGTGGCACATCGCATCGAAATACCCAGCTACATCGAGCAAGGCAGAAACTTTGTTCTGACCGATCTTCCTGGCAAGCACGACTTGCTTATCGTCCAAGGACAACACCGACTGGTGGAAGGTCGCCCGCTGGAAATCATGAGCGGTACGACGAACGTTGGCACCTCGGACGCTTCGCCTCTTTCCGAGATTCCTCCGATGGCAGAGGTCTCGCAACTTGGTCGCAAGCCAACCGGAAAGTAG
- a CDS encoding efflux RND transporter permease subunit produces the protein MKISANAIDQPRFVIVCTIILMVAVVMVALNIPVQRTPAISKAVVLVAVPYPGAQPVEVEEQITSKIEDALQKLKNVDFIASTSMRGSSVTQIIFLDGVDPDQARGEVKDLVDEIRRELPVAREVQPSVTDIDFENTPLMLVNMTAPQGFDEAALKTLAEEVQEELETIPGISNTQLFGGRERELHVNVNVDLAAEYGLTLGDFRRALADFHAEMPAGELDTGTFDFRVRNETQFRGVDDIRNAIISQVDGKIIKIGDVATVEDTYRRLKNVALLNGQSCATIIVNKEADINTLAAAISVKEKINELRPQYPNIKFRITRDTSAEISIMFRVLGSSFVFGAMLVLVILAWSMGLRISFLVLTAIPLSSAVGLIALYALGIPISNMVIFAFILVLGMVVDGAIIVAENIHRHIERGEDPVDAAKIGIEEVGTPVIMADLTTVAAFLPMLLVPGIMGDFMRVMPEVVSVSLLGSVLVDHFFIPVVAARWYGRRKASEIVPDKTVHEAIARDEDEAEIRIRPNLGLFTKLYIYILRWALQNRWAVSISTILVLVWAGFMMVHVEKEFFPPSDRGQFEVKYELPLGSSIHQTIAAAEAIQQPLRELGARPNSELVNFVSALGSSEGLASRLENDPAVGPEFGTVMVELLSPLDRERHERVILAELRERFDQTVKQFPGMTYTIQEVEEGPPGGAKVAVRFTGDNLEQLGRVAEVTTDGMRQIEGAVDVKTDYRNLNPEIVVEPFPEVVGMYGMSEMQVAQAIQTAINGDTTIELNLGDEDVTLRLQAMSDYRASKEQLERIMLTSPTGKKATIGQLAKLDRATSLFAVNRYDRKRAVTAKCDVLENPDTDKIFSQLREEILPSLGFRPANETAVSFMDMAFIGTAGTPSEGLRAEFTGESEETAKNMNYLSASMIIAVILIFAILVYQFGSFRQAGIVMLTVPLSFVGVVAGMYISDFPFSLATFIGLVSLTGIVVNDAIVVVDFINQGRKRGLKVRDAIIEAGINRLRPVMLTTATTVGGLLPLFLNLSGGAEFWQPLTGAVIFGLTFATILTLLVIPVAYSLAYFNADKKAAAAA, from the coding sequence ATGAAAATCAGCGCCAACGCGATCGACCAGCCCCGGTTCGTGATTGTCTGCACGATCATCCTGATGGTGGCCGTGGTCATGGTGGCCCTCAACATTCCGGTCCAACGCACACCTGCGATCTCTAAGGCCGTTGTCCTGGTGGCAGTCCCCTACCCTGGTGCCCAGCCGGTGGAAGTGGAAGAACAGATCACCAGCAAAATCGAAGATGCCCTGCAGAAACTGAAGAACGTTGACTTCATTGCCTCGACCAGCATGCGAGGCTCGAGCGTAACCCAAATCATCTTCCTGGATGGAGTCGACCCCGATCAGGCTCGCGGGGAAGTGAAAGACCTGGTCGACGAGATCCGGCGAGAATTGCCGGTCGCTCGTGAAGTTCAGCCTTCGGTGACCGATATCGACTTCGAGAACACGCCACTGATGCTGGTCAACATGACCGCCCCCCAGGGCTTTGATGAAGCCGCTTTGAAGACCTTGGCCGAAGAGGTTCAGGAAGAACTCGAGACCATTCCTGGCATCTCCAATACGCAGCTATTCGGCGGTCGCGAGCGTGAATTGCACGTAAATGTCAACGTCGACCTGGCGGCCGAATATGGTTTGACACTCGGAGACTTTCGGCGTGCCCTCGCTGATTTCCATGCCGAGATGCCTGCCGGCGAACTCGATACCGGCACCTTCGACTTCCGCGTACGTAACGAAACACAGTTTCGTGGTGTCGACGACATTCGCAACGCCATCATCAGCCAGGTAGATGGAAAGATCATCAAAATCGGTGACGTCGCCACCGTCGAGGATACTTACCGCCGCCTGAAAAACGTGGCTCTGCTCAATGGCCAGTCGTGCGCAACGATCATTGTCAACAAAGAAGCCGACATCAACACGCTCGCGGCTGCCATTTCCGTCAAGGAAAAGATCAACGAACTTCGCCCGCAGTATCCCAATATCAAATTTCGTATCACGCGAGACACTTCCGCCGAAATCTCGATCATGTTCCGCGTGCTAGGTTCAAGCTTTGTCTTTGGCGCGATGCTCGTGCTGGTCATCCTGGCCTGGTCGATGGGCCTGCGTATCTCCTTTCTCGTGCTGACAGCCATCCCGCTTAGTTCGGCGGTCGGTTTGATTGCCCTGTACGCGCTGGGCATTCCGATCTCCAACATGGTGATCTTTGCGTTCATCCTGGTGCTGGGCATGGTGGTGGACGGGGCGATTATCGTTGCCGAAAACATTCACCGCCACATCGAACGAGGCGAAGACCCAGTCGACGCGGCCAAGATCGGAATCGAAGAAGTTGGCACACCGGTGATCATGGCCGACCTGACGACCGTCGCGGCGTTTCTGCCGATGCTGCTGGTCCCCGGCATCATGGGGGACTTCATGCGAGTGATGCCGGAAGTGGTCAGCGTGTCCCTGCTTGGAAGCGTGCTGGTCGACCACTTTTTCATTCCCGTGGTCGCTGCTCGATGGTATGGACGCCGCAAGGCCAGTGAAATTGTGCCGGACAAGACCGTCCACGAGGCCATTGCCCGAGACGAAGACGAGGCCGAGATTCGTATTCGACCGAACTTGGGCCTGTTTACCAAGCTGTACATCTACATTCTTCGCTGGGCGCTGCAAAACCGCTGGGCCGTAAGTATCAGCACGATTTTGGTGTTGGTCTGGGCGGGCTTCATGATGGTGCACGTCGAGAAAGAGTTCTTTCCCCCCAGCGATCGTGGACAGTTCGAGGTGAAGTATGAACTACCTCTTGGCAGCAGCATCCACCAGACAATCGCCGCGGCGGAAGCGATTCAGCAGCCGCTGCGTGAACTGGGAGCACGCCCCAACAGCGAACTAGTGAATTTTGTTTCTGCCCTGGGATCATCCGAAGGGCTCGCTAGCCGCCTGGAGAACGATCCGGCTGTGGGGCCAGAGTTCGGTACAGTCATGGTCGAGTTGCTTTCGCCACTGGATCGCGAACGTCATGAACGAGTCATCCTGGCTGAACTGCGGGAAAGGTTCGATCAAACCGTCAAGCAGTTTCCCGGCATGACCTATACCATCCAGGAAGTGGAAGAGGGCCCTCCTGGTGGCGCGAAAGTCGCCGTTCGTTTCACCGGTGATAACCTGGAACAACTGGGCCGCGTTGCCGAAGTGACGACCGACGGAATGCGGCAGATCGAAGGTGCCGTCGACGTGAAGACTGATTATCGAAACTTGAATCCGGAAATCGTCGTCGAGCCATTCCCCGAGGTCGTTGGCATGTACGGCATGTCCGAAATGCAAGTCGCCCAGGCAATTCAAACCGCGATCAACGGCGACACGACAATCGAACTCAACCTCGGAGACGAGGACGTGACGCTACGTCTTCAGGCGATGAGCGACTATCGAGCCTCGAAGGAGCAACTCGAACGGATCATGTTGACCAGCCCGACCGGTAAGAAAGCCACGATTGGCCAGTTAGCCAAGTTGGATCGCGCGACAAGCCTGTTTGCCGTCAATCGCTACGACCGAAAACGTGCCGTCACCGCTAAGTGTGACGTCCTTGAGAATCCTGATACTGACAAGATCTTCTCTCAACTGCGCGAAGAGATCCTTCCGTCTCTCGGTTTTCGCCCGGCCAATGAAACCGCCGTCAGCTTTATGGATATGGCATTCATCGGCACTGCCGGAACGCCGTCGGAAGGCCTGCGTGCCGAGTTCACCGGCGAAAGTGAAGAGACCGCCAAGAACATGAACTACTTGAGTGCCTCGATGATCATCGCGGTGATCCTCATCTTCGCGATTTTGGTCTACCAGTTCGGCAGTTTCCGCCAGGCTGGCATCGTTATGCTAACGGTACCACTAAGCTTCGTAGGGGTAGTCGCCGGCATGTACATCAGCGACTTCCCCTTCAGCCTGGCAACGTTCATTGGGCTAGTCAGCTTGACCGGCATTGTGGTGAACGATGCGATTGTGGTGGTCGACTTCATCAACCAAGGGCGCAAACGTGGGCTGAAGGTCCGCGATGCCATTATCGAAGCTGGCATCAACCGACTTCGCCCTGTGATGCTGACCACGGCAACAACGGTCGGTGGTTTGCTGCCTCTGTTTTTGAATCTCAGCGGCGGGGCAGAATTCTGGCAACCACTGACCGGCGCGGTCATCTTCGGCCTGACCTTCGCGACGATCCTGACCCTGCTGGTCATTCCCGTCGCGTACAGTCTGGCCTATTTCAATGCCGATAAGAAAGCGGCTGCCGCAGCGTAA